One window from the genome of Paracoccus zhejiangensis encodes:
- a CDS encoding NAD(P)-dependent oxidoreductase, whose product MATQKMLKFVSTPREMPEKRDAATRSEDFREIYQEFAAIKAAEQASRCSQCGVPYCQSHCPLHNNIPDWLRLTAEGRLEEAYRVSQATNTFPEICGRICPQDRLCEGNCVIEQSGHGTVTIGAIEKYITDTAFEEGWVSAAAPAQERAESIGIIGAGPGGLAAADALRRKGFQVTVYDRYDRAGGLLTYGIPGFKLEKDIVLRRNALLADGGVEFVLNCNVGEDISFDAIRGKHDAVLIATGVYKTRDLDMDNANAGGVVRAIDYLTASNKIDFGDEVPDFADGELNAAGKRVVVIGGGDTAMDCVRTAIRQGALSVKCLYRRDRANMPGSQREVQNAEEEGVEFVWLSAPGEFVGHVTGFAAEAQERDVDEVAQIGAVRVQRMRLGAPDVSGRQSPELIEGADYDEPAELVIKALGFEPEDLPKLWGTDGLEVTRWGTVKADFTTHRTSLPGVYAVGDIVRGASLVVWAIRDGREAADAIEDWLTGEARIAAE is encoded by the coding sequence ATGGCCACGCAAAAAATGCTGAAGTTTGTCTCGACTCCGCGCGAAATGCCGGAAAAGCGGGATGCGGCCACGCGCAGCGAGGATTTCCGCGAGATCTACCAGGAATTCGCCGCGATCAAGGCGGCCGAGCAGGCCAGCCGCTGCAGCCAGTGCGGCGTGCCCTATTGCCAGAGCCATTGCCCGCTGCACAACAACATCCCCGACTGGCTGCGCCTGACCGCCGAGGGCCGGCTCGAGGAAGCCTATCGCGTCAGCCAGGCGACCAATACCTTCCCGGAAATCTGCGGCCGCATCTGCCCGCAGGACCGTCTTTGCGAAGGCAATTGCGTCATCGAGCAGTCGGGGCATGGCACCGTCACCATCGGCGCCATCGAGAAATACATCACCGACACCGCCTTTGAAGAAGGCTGGGTCAGCGCTGCCGCTCCGGCACAGGAGCGTGCGGAAAGCATCGGCATCATCGGTGCCGGCCCGGGCGGGCTGGCGGCGGCGGATGCGCTGCGCCGCAAGGGCTTTCAGGTCACTGTCTACGACCGTTACGACCGCGCCGGCGGGCTGCTGACCTATGGCATCCCCGGCTTCAAGCTGGAAAAGGACATCGTCCTGCGCCGCAATGCCCTGCTGGCCGATGGCGGCGTCGAATTCGTGCTGAACTGCAATGTCGGCGAGGATATCAGCTTTGACGCGATCCGCGGCAAGCATGATGCGGTGCTGATCGCCACGGGTGTCTACAAGACCCGCGATCTCGACATGGACAATGCCAATGCCGGCGGCGTGGTGCGCGCCATCGACTATCTGACCGCCTCGAACAAGATCGATTTCGGCGACGAGGTTCCCGATTTCGCCGATGGCGAGCTGAACGCCGCGGGCAAGCGCGTCGTCGTCATCGGCGGCGGCGACACGGCGATGGATTGCGTGCGCACCGCCATCCGCCAGGGCGCGCTGTCGGTCAAATGTCTCTATCGCCGCGACCGCGCGAACATGCCGGGCTCGCAGCGCGAGGTGCAGAATGCCGAGGAGGAGGGCGTCGAATTCGTCTGGCTCTCGGCCCCCGGCGAGTTCGTCGGCCATGTCACCGGCTTTGCCGCCGAGGCGCAGGAGCGTGACGTGGACGAGGTCGCCCAGATCGGTGCGGTCCGGGTGCAGCGGATGCGCCTTGGCGCGCCCGATGTCAGCGGCCGCCAGTCGCCCGAACTGATCGAGGGCGCGGATTACGACGAACCGGCCGAACTGGTCATCAAGGCGCTTGGCTTCGAGCCCGAGGATCTGCCGAAGCTCTGGGGCACCGATGGGCTGGAAGTCACCCGTTGGGGCACGGTCAAGGCCGATTTCACCACCCATCGCACCAGCCTGCCCGGCGTCTATGCCGTGGGCGACATCGTGCGGGGCGCAAGCCTTGTGGTCTGGGCGATCCGTGATGGGCGCGAGGCCGCCGATGCGATCGAGGACTGGCTGACGGGCGAAGCCCGCATCGCGGCGGAGTGA
- a CDS encoding undecaprenyl-diphosphate phosphatase has protein sequence MTHDTIVSAVLGLLEGLTEFIPVSSTGHVLLAGHFLGFDSPGNAFEVMIQLGAILAILGVYAGQLWRIFSAAPHDPAARRFILAVLLAFLPAAVIGVLAHGFIKRVLFETPLLIAINLIIGGFVLLFVDRMAKRPIYHRAEDFPLPMALKIGFIQCLAMIPGVSRSGATIVGALALGADKRSAAEFSFFLSMPTMLGAFVYDFYKNRELLDAAALENIAIGFVCAFIMAILVVRWLLGYVSQHGYGLFAWWRIIVGSLALLALAAGM, from the coding sequence ATGACCCATGACACGATCGTTTCAGCCGTCCTCGGCCTGCTCGAGGGGCTGACCGAGTTTATTCCGGTCTCCTCGACCGGCCATGTCCTTCTGGCTGGGCACTTTCTGGGCTTCGATTCCCCGGGAAATGCCTTCGAGGTGATGATCCAGCTGGGCGCGATCCTCGCGATCCTGGGCGTCTATGCCGGGCAGCTGTGGCGCATCTTCAGCGCCGCGCCACATGATCCGGCAGCCCGTCGCTTCATCCTTGCCGTGCTGCTGGCCTTCTTGCCGGCGGCTGTGATCGGCGTTCTGGCCCATGGCTTCATCAAGCGGGTACTGTTCGAGACGCCGCTGCTGATCGCCATCAACCTGATCATCGGTGGGTTCGTCCTCTTGTTCGTCGACCGCATGGCCAAGCGTCCGATCTATCACCGGGCCGAGGATTTCCCGCTGCCGATGGCGCTGAAGATCGGGTTCATCCAGTGCCTTGCGATGATCCCCGGTGTCTCGCGCTCGGGCGCGACCATCGTCGGGGCGCTGGCGCTTGGCGCCGACAAGCGGTCGGCGGCCGAGTTCTCGTTCTTCCTGTCGATGCCGACCATGCTCGGCGCCTTCGTCTATGACTTCTACAAGAACCGCGAGCTGCTGGACGCGGCGGCGCTGGAAAACATCGCCATTGGCTTCGTCTGCGCCTTCATCATGGCAATCCTGGTGGTGCGCTGGCTGCTTGGCTATGTCTCGCAGCATGGATACGGGCTGTTTGCCTGGTGGCGAATCATCGTCGGCAGCCTTGCATTGCTGGCCCTTGCGGCAGGTATGTAA
- a CDS encoding complex I NDUFA9 subunit family protein: MAKLVTIYGGSGFVGRYVARMMAQDGWRVRIAVRRPDEALFTRTYGAVGQVVPVLCNIRDAASVKLAMQDADAVINCVNLTGKEGKSTFETVLVEGAANIARISAELGVQNIVHISGIGVDAESPSKYVSAKARGEAAVLEHRPDAVILRPSVIFGTEDQLFNRFAGMSRFGPLMMIAGGNSRMQPVFVEDVAAAATKGLDGTAAAGVYELGGPDILTLRELVQMTLKAVDRRRAVINLPFWLAGIGAGVLDLVQTISGGLIGNKMITRDQLHLLRTDNVVSEGAKGFADLGIEPTAPEAVIDSYLWRFRPSGQYDAIKASAKNLRHN; encoded by the coding sequence ATGGCGAAACTGGTGACCATCTATGGCGGGTCTGGCTTTGTCGGACGTTATGTCGCGCGGATGATGGCGCAGGACGGCTGGCGCGTGCGCATTGCCGTCCGCCGCCCGGACGAGGCGCTATTCACCCGCACCTATGGCGCGGTGGGCCAGGTCGTGCCGGTCCTCTGCAATATCCGCGACGCGGCCTCGGTGAAGCTGGCGATGCAGGATGCAGATGCGGTCATCAACTGCGTCAACCTGACCGGGAAAGAGGGCAAGAGCACCTTCGAGACCGTTCTGGTCGAGGGCGCGGCGAACATCGCCCGCATTTCCGCCGAGCTGGGCGTTCAGAACATCGTGCATATCTCGGGCATCGGCGTCGATGCCGAATCCCCCAGCAAATATGTTTCGGCCAAGGCGCGCGGCGAGGCTGCCGTGCTGGAACACCGACCCGATGCGGTGATCCTGCGCCCCTCGGTGATCTTCGGGACCGAGGACCAGCTGTTCAACCGCTTTGCCGGGATGAGCCGGTTTGGCCCGCTGATGATGATTGCTGGTGGCAACAGCCGGATGCAGCCGGTCTTCGTCGAAGACGTGGCCGCGGCCGCGACCAAGGGGCTGGACGGCACCGCCGCTGCTGGGGTCTATGAACTGGGCGGTCCCGACATCCTGACCCTGCGCGAGCTTGTGCAGATGACGCTGAAGGCCGTCGACCGCCGCCGCGCCGTCATCAACCTGCCCTTCTGGCTGGCCGGCATCGGTGCCGGGGTGCTGGACCTGGTGCAGACCATTTCCGGCGGGCTAATTGGCAACAAGATGATCACCCGCGACCAGTTGCACCTGCTGCGCACCGATAATGTGGTCAGCGAGGGGGCGAAGGGCTTCGCCGATCTGGGGATCGAGCCGACCGCACCCGAGGCCGTCATCGACAGCTATCTGTGGCGCTTCCGCCCCTCGGGGCAATATGACGCGATCAAGGCCTCGGCGAAGAACCTGCGTCACAACTGA